Part of the Cohnella candidum genome, CGGCGATTGCTGCCGTATGCTTTCCAGGATTCGGCTTCGGCTTCGGCTCCGCAACGGATCCGGGCTTTTCCGCTTCCTCGCGAGCCGCCGCTTCATCCTCCTGCCGCATGGCGACATAGTCCGCGTAACGGAGAGCCGCATCCGCCGCGTTCCCGACTTCGCCCGCCGGCAGACTGCCGTTCAAATCCGGCGAAGGATACGGAGCCAGACTGCGGAGAATGGAGACCGTCTGCTCTCCACCGCTTGACTGCGACTTCAACGCTTCATTCAACGCCGCTTCCCGGTGGTCGTATGCCTTGCGCATCCGCTCCAGCAAACCGACGGTGGCCGCGGCTTCTTTCATCGCCGGAGCCACGCCCCGGAACCGGGAGGCGAACTCCAGCGCCAGGTCGACGGGCGCCTTGTATTTCATTTCCTCCAGCACTTGCCGGCGAAAGACGTCATGATCCGCAAGCGGACGGCTTTCCGTCACGTCCGTCTCTGTCCATTCCGAAGCGAGGAAAGGCAGCGCACCGCCGCTATCTCCTCCCGCCGAATACCCTTCGGCCGCCGTTCGGAACAGCTCGTTCGCGTCTTCTCCCCCTCTTACGAACAGACCGTAATTTTCATAGAGGACAGGGTCGAAAGAAGAGAGTACGGAACGGGCGCCCGACTGAACCGCGAGTTCGGCCATGTGGCGAAAAGCGGCGATGCGAGAGAAGTCGATGAGCAAGGAAGTTAACAGCATGAAAGCCGCCGTTACCGAAATAAAATAAACGGATACGCTCCCGGCCGAATTTGTCCCCGAACGCCGGCCACGCTTCTCCCCGCTCATCGTTTTCCGGCCAGCACACTCGCCGCCTTCTGCCGGTAAGTCTCCGCGCTCTGTCCTTTCTTGCGCATTTTCTCCCGGAAATAACGGACCGACTGAAACGTGCGGATCCATTCCGCGGGTTCCGTCACGGTGGAAGACACCGAAGCCGAATGCCGAGTCTCCGCCGAATTCCGAAAACGCAGCACCGGCGTCGGTATCAAACCGCCCGACGCATCGACGGACACGGTTCGGAGCCAGCCCTGATTGCGGTACTTTAGCTCCCCGCCCACGAAGGAGGGAAAGGCTTCCGCCGATTTGCGAAGCTTCTTCTCCGCCGGCGATCCGTCCTCCCCGCCACCGTTTCCGATATCCACGCGGGAGCCGTTCCCATCAGCAGACATACCGAGCTCTCCCGCCAACAAAGCGTCGTCGCCAAGCCTCCAATATAAACCGTCGTATCCTCCGGACGGATATCCGCCCGTTTTCCCGGAAGCGGAGGAATGGGACCAGGCGAATGCCGCGCGGCCGCTTTCGGCGGAAGCGGAATAATAGAGAAGGGCTTTCTCCAGCATCCCGACGGAAAACAGAATCAGAAGAAGCGTCGTGAGCAGGACCCATGGAAACACCAATGCTCCCTCCAGCGTCATGGAGCCTTGCTCGCCGCTCCCGAAACGGCGTAAAGCGCGAATGCCGGCAACCATCCCCTCGAACCTCCCCGCTTAATCGAATATCGTGCCGGCCTTGTCCTCCGCCGACCCCATCAAATCCCGGATAAATTGCAGGATCCAATCCTTGAACAAAATGGCGACTAAAATCAACACGGCGGCGATCAGCACGATCTCAAGCGTCCCGATCCCGGCTTCTTCCCGCCTAAACCTTCGAACGTGGTGCCCACAAGCGCGTAACAACCAAGCCATGATCCGATCCCTCCCTCATGTTTACATCACGAAAATCGCGGGCGCGCCGACCAAAACGATGATCAACAGAAAGATCACCGCCAAAGGAAACGCCAGCCTGGTCGACGCCTGCTCACCCAGCGTGCGGGCCGCCGCTTTGCGTTTCTCCCACGTTTGCCGGGTAAGGTCGCGAAGCGCGGGCACGAGCGATTCTCCTCCCCGTTTGGCGTTCATCAGCAGCACCGCGGCGAAAAGCTTTGCCTCCGGAATGGCGCAGCGCCTGCCGAACTCCTCCAACGCCAGGCCCATGCTTTCCCCTCGATCCATCGCCGCGACCGCGGCTTGAAGCTCGCCGTACAGCGGATGACCGCCGGACGGCCGGCGCTCCAAACACCGCGCCAGCGCCTGCCTTACGGGCTCCCCCGCGTGCACAAGTACGAGAAGCCGGCTAAGCAGCACCGGGAGTTCCATCAGCATGCCGCGTTTGCGATTTTCCGTCTGACGGTTCAAGTCGCGCGCCCGAAGCATCGGAATGCAAACTCCGACCAGAGACCCGACCCCGCCGAGCGCCGGATTGCCGGCGACCGACGCCAATGCCCAAGCGGCCGAGCAAGCGGCATAGGCGATCGCGGCGCTTTCCGCAACCCACCGGAGAAGCCGCTCCGCCGTACATCCGCCTTCCAGCGCGGCGATTCGCAAGCGGTGGTTCTGCAGCATCGGCTGCAAGCGTTCGAACGACCCGCTTCGCCTCAACGCCTCTCGAAACGGCACGGCCCATTCTTGCCCGGTCGGCAGGCGGCGCGGCACCCGCCAACCGGAGGACCAAAGGATAAGACCGCCGTAGAGCGCGGAGAGCAGCCCGAATACGATCCCGCTCCACATCCCGCTACACCTCGATGCTCATGATCCTGACCATCCACCAGCAGCAAAGTCCCAACAATCCCAGACAGACGGACAGCAACAGCCACCCGACGCCGTGGCGAAGCGGCTCCATGTACTCCGGCGCGAAAAAACCGAGGAATCCGATGAAAGCGAACGGCATGGTCATCATGATCCGGGACTCGAATCTCTTCTGGGACATCAGCACCGATATTTCCAACTCCACGTCCAATTTCTCGGCGATGAGCTGCGAAGTGCCGCGGACGATTTCGATCAAGTCGCCGCCCGCCCGTTTGGAAACCGTGAACGCTTCGGAAAAATGGCGGATTTCCTCCGAATCGGACCTCCCGGCGAAATCCCGAAGCATCGGCTCCAGAGGCTCTCCGTTATGAAGCCGGACCGAAATGGCGCGAAGCTCGCGGAGCAAGTCGGAACGGGCATCGGCGATCAGGATCGACAGATCGTTCTCCAGGCCGAGAAAAGCGTTCTCGACCGACCGGCCGGCCGCGAGCAGCGAAGAGAGCGCTTGAAGCATCTCCTTGAACTGAAGGCGCAGCTTGAGCTTGCGCCCGGCTTGCAGCCGTTTGCGCAACAATCGCGGATAGCCCAGGCCGACAGGAGCAGCCAGAACCGACACGACGGGTTGCCGGCATAGCATCCATGCCGCTGCGAAGCAGAAGAGGCAGCCCGCAACCGCGGCTCCCGCACGCTGCCCTTTACTGAGCTCATAACGGGCGTAATCGATCATTCCGCCGCCTCCCGGATCCCCGCGAATACGAGCTTGCGGGTATCCGCCAGCTCCCCGGCCTTCTTCAGCCTTCCGATGACCCGGCCGCTTCGTTCTCCTTCTTCCTCGAATCGGAACAGAGGCCGCAGCGCCACGTCTCCCTCCGTCAGGGACGACTCCACCTCGCAAATGTCCGTCACCCTCCGGCTGCCGTCACGGAACCGGCTCAGATGCACGATCACGTCCAAAGCGGAAGCGATTTGCTTTCTCACCGCCTGGATCGGCAGATCGGCGCCGCTCAACACCATCGTCTCCAAACGGGAAATCATGTCCTTCGGACTGTTCGCATGGCCGGTGCTCAAGCTCCCGTCATGGCCCGTGTTCATGGCCTGCAGCATATCCAACGCTTCCGCTCCCCTTACTTCGCCGACGATAATCCGGTTTGGCCGCATCCTTAACGACGCCCGGATCAACTCGGCCGTCGTGATCCTTCCTTTTCCTTCGCTGTTCGCGTTGCGCGTCTCGAGCGACACCAAATGCGATGCGCCTTTCAGCCGCAGCTCCGCGGCATCCTCGATCGTGATGATCCGCTCGCCGGCGGGAATCGCTTCCGATAACGCGTTCAGGAAGGTCGTCTTCCCCGAACCCGTGCCGCCGCTGACGAACAAGTTGTACTTGGCCGCCACCAAAGTCTGAAGCATGGCAGCCGCCTCTTCGGTCAATGCGCCGGCGGCAAGAAGATCCCGCATGCCGAGCGGCCGGTCCGGAAATCTCCGGATGGTGACGCAAGGACCTTTGAGCGCCACCGGAGGGAGCACGACGTGCACCCGGGAACCGTCCGGCAGCCGGGCGTCCACGATGGGCGAGGCTTCGTTCACCATGCGGTTCACGCGGCCGACGACGCTTTGGATCAAATCCTCCAGCCGATCGGGCGACTCGAAGGAAATTCCGGAGTAGCTCAGTTCGCCCCCGCGCTCGACGTAAATCTCGTCATGCCGGTTGATCATGATCTCCGTTACGGCAGGATCGTCAAGCAGCGGCTGCAAGGCGTCCAAGCCGCGGAAAGAGTGGAACAGCCGTTCCACCGCGGCTTTGCGCTGCGCCGCGGTCCACCTCCGGGCCGTCTCTCTGCGGAACAACTCCGTCTCGATCAACTTCTTCAATTCGCCGTCCGTTACGGCGGCGTCCCACGCCAGCCGGGAGCGCACCGCGTCCCGGACGACGTTCAGCTCATCGGGCGGCAGGCTCCAGACTTCCACCGGACAAGGCCCCCTTCCTTCCCCGCTCCCATCCCCAACCGTCCAGAAGCGCATCGACCCCGCCGCTGTATGCCGCCGACCCGAAAATCCTGCCCGGGTCGTCGGTCCCCTTCCATTGGGGAACGTAGGGCAGCTCGGCGGCCGGCGGGGAAGGCAAACGCCAGGGATTCATCCATCTTCCCTGCGTTTTGCTTCGCACGAACGAAACGTTGGCGGACCAGCCTGTCTCGGCCTCTCGGCGCCAGAATTCCAGCAGCTTCTCCGCTTTGCCCAGGCACTGCCAATCGTCCGTCACCAGCCAAGCCACCCGATCGCTCAAACCGAGCAGCGCGGCATGCCACGGAGTCGCGCCGCAGTCCGGGTCCGCCACCACGAGGTCGTATCTTCCCGATTCCCGCAAGCGCTCGGCGAGAGATGCCACCAGTTCGGGCGTCATCGCGAGCCTCTCTCCGGGATGATCGGGCGCGTCGATAATGTCCGCCCTCAGGATGGAATGGTGGCGTACGGAGCGTTCCAACTGCTCGGCAAACCGCCCGGAATCCGACTGCAGGACGTACAAAAGCCGCGAAAGGCTATCGGGTTCCACGTTGCCGAAGAGCCGGGACGTGACGTTGACCGTCTCCAAATTCAGATAAAGGGTGCGAAGCCCTCTCTCCCCGGCTTGCCGGACCACGTTCAATGCGGCCGTCGTCTTGCCCGCTCCGCCCGACGCGGAGAAAACGGTCAGCCAGCGGCATCCCCCCTGTACGGCCGGCGACTGTTCCGACAGCAGTCCGCGGATTCCCGCGGCGACCACGGGAAGGGGCTGATACAGCCGCAGTTCCGGCCATTCCCTTTTCGATTGTCCCGGATCTTCCACCAGAGCGGCCTTCCGCACGCCGGCACCCAGCCAAGACTCCGCCTGCTTCAACAATGAAGGAAAGCCGACCAGCGCATCGATCCCGCCGGGCTCCTGGAGCCGCAGCCGAAGGGCGGTCTCGTGCGTAAACGCGGTGACATCCCACCCCGGCTCCGTCTCCCGCAAATATTCGGCAAGACGCGCGGCATACTCCCGGTTCGGGATCGCCAGCACGATTTTCCGGTTCATCCCACCCCTCCTCCAAGCCGGACAAAACAAAAACACCGCAAACCCCGGCTCGTGCCGGAATTTGCGGTGCTTCCGCTTTTCCTGTCCAAATTCGTATCGAAATCATACCATGATCTTCCAAAAACGTCAACGAGCGAACGAAACGCTTTTTACCTTTTCTCGATCGGCAGCCATTCCAGCACGCGCTGGATGTGCGTGTCCCAATAACCCCACTCGTGCCCGCCCGGCGCTTCCTCGTACGTCAGATCGAATCCGAGCGCGTTTGCATGGTCCCGGAACCTCTCGTTCATGTCGAAGAGGAAATCCTCGGTCCCGCAGCTTTGGAATAAACGGGGTTTCGCATCCCCGGACGCCGCCAGCTTCTCCGCCACCGTGAAGAGATCGTCATCGCTTCCTTGCAGCTCCTCGCGGCCGCCGAAAATGCGCCGATACTCCGCATCCGGAAAGAAATCGTCATCCGTCCAGCGGTTGGCCATGTCCAGAGCGCCCGACAGGCTGGCTCCGTGGGAAAACACGTCCGGACGCCGAAGCGCCAGCTTAAAAGCGCCGTATCCGCCCATCGACAAACCCGCCGCGAACGTACGGTCGCGCTCCTCGGATAACGGGAACCACGATTTCGCCAAAGCGGGCACTTCCTCGCTGATGTAACTCCAATACCGGTGCCCCTGCTTCATATCGGTGTAGAAGCTCCGGTGGCCGTTCGGCATCACGACCGCGATTCCATACTCGTCCGCGTACCGTTCAATCGAGGTTCTGCGCTGCCAAATCGAATGGTCGTCGGACAACCCGTGCAGCAAATAAAGCGTGGGATACCGGGTTCCCGCGGGCGCGGCCGGCAATATGACGTTCATCGTCATCGCCATCCCGAGTACGTTCGAATAAAAATCGCATTGGAAAAACGCCATATGAATCCTCCTCGAGAATCACGAATCCCGTTTATCGTAACCGACCGCGAAGCCGGGCGTCCAGCCTCGTCCTCAGCTTTTGGCGAAATCGGCCATCGACCTCACCGTCAGACGGCCCGGCGTTCCTTGTACGAAAGGAATCGCGCCGTCGTCGCGTCTGCGGAACGTCACCGTTTTCGGAATGCCCGGCACGAGATCGAAGAAGTTGTCGCTGAAAATGCCGTCGACGTCCGCTTCCAGATACACCTGCTTGGCCAGCCGGTCCGTTGTCAGCACGAACGTCGCTCCTCCGCTGCCTTCGACTTCCGTTGCCGTGATGGCCGGCGCTTCGAGCGCGAGCAGCTTGGAAGGAACGAAATAGTGCTCCGTCGTATCCAGTGAATCTCCGGCGTCTTCCGCCAATTCGGCCGCCAGCACGACCCCGTCCGACGGATGGCCTTCCAGCCACTCCGCGCTCTGCAACGAGAAAACGACGGCAGCCGCGTTGGACTCGACGGTTACCGGCACCGCTTGCTCTTTCAGCACACGGCCTTCGAAATCCAGCAGCCGGACGATGAGGGTGCCCTGAACGGGACGAAGCAGATCCGAAACCACATGGAACGCTACCTCCCCTTCCGTCTCCGCGATGGACAGCAGCACTTCTTTAAAGCTTTTCCGGGCAAAATATTGAACGGCTTTCCAGCGGCCCAGGTAGTCCATGCTGGACCAAGAGGCAACCGGCCAACAGTCGTTGATCTGCCAATACAGCGTGCCCATGCAGAAGCCTTTGCGGCGGCGATGGCTTTCGATGGCCATTTTCATCGCTTCGGCCTGGAGCACTTGGCTCATGTAGAGGAAGGACACGAAATCCTTCGGCTCCTTCAGGTACATGCCGGAATACTCGCGGATCAGCTGGTTGCCGCTTTTGTGTTTTTGATGATGCAGCATCACTTCGGATTCCAGTTCCATGTCCTCGTCGCGGGCGTACGCGCGGACCGACTTGTATTCCGGGAACGACTGGAAGCCGTACTCGCTCATGAAGCGGCCGATGTTATGGTTGTAATTTTCGAAAGGCTCGGACTCATGCCAAACCGCCCAAAAATGGATGTCGCCGTGCGCGGACGATTTCGTCGCGTGCTGGTCGATGTCCCCCGTAAGCGCCTGCATCGGCGAAGACGGCCAGTAGTCGGCGCCGGGTGCCATTCGTTCCACGACTTCCGGGAGGACGTCATGGAACACGGCTTCGTAATCCGCCCAAATGCGCTCGCGCTGCTCGGCCGTGTACAGCTTTTTCCAGCCCCAGCCGCCCTCTTCGTTGTAGTGGGACCATGCGCCGTCGATCTCGTTGTTTCCGCACCACAGCGCGATGCACGGATGTTTCCGGAGCCGGCGCATATTGTCTTCCGCTTCCCGTTTCACGTTTGCGAGAAATGCTTCGTCGCCGGGATACATGCTGCACGCGAACATGAAATCCTGCCAAACGAGAATGCCGTACTCGTCGCACAGCTCATAGAACATGTCATGCTCGTAGATGCCGCCGCCCCATACGCGCAACATATTGTAATTGGACTCCGCGGCGCTCGCGACTTCATGGCGGTAGCGCTCATAGGTCACTTCGGTCACGAAGCTGTCGTTCGGGATATGGTTCGCGCCTTTGGCGAATACCGGAACGCCGTTCACTTCGAAATAAAACGAAGTTCCGTGCGTATCCGGATTGCGGACGAGACGGATGGAGCGAAGGCCCGTACGGACGGCTCTTTCGTCGATCGTTTGGCCGTTCACGGTGAGGGCCGCTTTGAAATCGTACAGGCTCGGTTCGCCGTACCCTCTGCACCACCACAGTTTCGGATCGCGGATCTCGCCCGCCATTTCCACCGTTTGAACGCCGGCTGCCAGCTTTACTTCTTTTGCTTGTTCGAAGCCTTCCGCGAATACGTTCAACCGTACCGTTCCGGCGGCTTCCGCTTCAATCTCAAGCACCGCGGTGAACCGAGCCGAGGCTTCCGAGACTTCTTCTTGTCGGATGAACAGGTCGCGGATCCGGTATCCGGACCAGCCGCACAGTGCGGCATCTCTCCAAATCCCGCTGGTGACGAAGCGAGGGCCCCAATCCCAGCCGAAATGATAAGGCGCTTTACGCGAGAACACGCTCACCTTGGTGTCCCCGAGTCCTCCGGTCACGGAATCGTCGTTGGTCGCCGGCAGTCCGTAACCGTAGGCTTCGAGCTTCGCCAGGCCTTCCTGGATCGGGGATCGGAAAGTAATGCTCAGCTTGTTGCCCGAGGCACGGAGAAGGTGATGGACTTCCGCGCGGTACGTGCGGAACATGTTGTCGGTCGAAAGCAGGTGCTGATCGTTCAAATAAACTTCGGCATAGGTGTCCAAGCCTTCGAATACCAGCTCCCGCATCGATTGCGACAGCACGTTCTCCGGAACGTCGAATTCGGTTTCGTATACCCAATCTTTCCTGTCGATCCACTGCAGGTCCTTTTCGTTCGTTCCGTAAAAAGGATCCTCGATCTTGCCGTTGCGCAGCAAATCCGTATGCACGCAGCCGGGCACCTGAGCCGGTTGCCAGCTTGTTTCGTCGGCCGCCCGGAAGCGCCAGTTATTCAACACCAGTTTGCGATCGACCATCGATGTCCCAGCTCCATTATGATGTTATTTGTTATGAGAAAACTATAACATATAACTAACAAAACAAGAATATAAAGAAACTAATTTGTTGGGAGCTAATTTTCGGCATAACACAGGGGGCCGGGTTAGTTACTGGGTCTCGGCGCATTGGGGTGAGGAATGTGCCCGATTTAGCGCGCGTGGCGCGTTATTTCGGCGTTCAGCGGGGCAGTCAGTTAATTAGTGGACGTGGGACACTATTTCGGCCCATTCACGAGGAAGTCAGCTAATCAGTGGATGTGGGACTCTATTTCGGCGCATTGACGAGGAAGTCAGCTAATTAGTGGACGTGGGACTCTATTTCGGCGCATTCACGAGGAAGTCAGCTAATTAGTTGACGTGGGACACTATTTCGGCGCATTCACGAGGAAGTCAGCTAATTAGTGGACGTGGGACACTATTCGGAATTGTTGGGGGAAGCCCCCCGCCATCAGTGCACTTTAGTAAAATCCGCCGGCACCCGCCATTCGTCCGCACCCCAACCCTCCAACCGCCCCCGCAAACGAAAAAAACGCCCCTCGCAGGGCGTTTTTCCCAATATGCTCAGCCTTCCGCTTTGCCGGGCTTGAACAGCTCGCCGATCGCGCCGACGCTGCCCATCGTTTCCACGGCCTTGACCGGCAGGAATACTTTGTTCGCCGGCCCTTTGGCGATTTCGCTCAGCGCCTCGAAGGAACGGTATGCCAGCACGTTTTCGTCGAGTCCAGCCGCACGGAGCAGCTCCACGCGGGTTTTCTCCGCCTCGGCCACCGCCTGGATCGCCTTCGCCTTGCCGAGCGCTTCGAGCTCTTGCGCCTGCCTCAAGCCTTCCGCCTCGCGAATTCTCGCTTCCTTGTCGCCTTCGGCCTTGAGGATTTTGCTTTGCTTGTCGCCTTCCGCGCGCAGGATCATATCCTGCTTCGCCGCTTCCGCCGCCAGCACCATCGCGCGCTTGTTGCGCTCGGCTTTCATCTGCTTATCCATCGCTTCCTGGATGTCCACGGGAGGACGAATGTCGAGAACCTCGACCCGCTCGATGCGGACGCCCCATTTCTCCGTCGCTTCGTCCAAGGCCAGCCGGATGTCGGTCGAAATTTTCTCGCGTCCGGAGAGCGTTTCA contains:
- a CDS encoding Flp1 family type IVb pilin, with amino-acid sequence MAWLLRACGHHVRRFRREEAGIGTLEIVLIAAVLILVAILFKDWILQFIRDLMGSAEDKAGTIFD
- a CDS encoding type II secretion system F family protein, whose amino-acid sequence is MWSGIVFGLLSALYGGLILWSSGWRVPRRLPTGQEWAVPFREALRRSGSFERLQPMLQNHRLRIAALEGGCTAERLLRWVAESAAIAYAACSAAWALASVAGNPALGGVGSLVGVCIPMLRARDLNRQTENRKRGMLMELPVLLSRLLVLVHAGEPVRQALARCLERRPSGGHPLYGELQAAVAAMDRGESMGLALEEFGRRCAIPEAKLFAAVLLMNAKRGGESLVPALRDLTRQTWEKRKAAARTLGEQASTRLAFPLAVIFLLIIVLVGAPAIFVM
- a CDS encoding type II secretion system F family protein, which encodes MIDYARYELSKGQRAGAAVAGCLFCFAAAWMLCRQPVVSVLAAPVGLGYPRLLRKRLQAGRKLKLRLQFKEMLQALSSLLAAGRSVENAFLGLENDLSILIADARSDLLRELRAISVRLHNGEPLEPMLRDFAGRSDSEEIRHFSEAFTVSKRAGGDLIEIVRGTSQLIAEKLDVELEISVLMSQKRFESRIMMTMPFAFIGFLGFFAPEYMEPLRHGVGWLLLSVCLGLLGLCCWWMVRIMSIEV
- a CDS encoding CpaF family protein encodes the protein MEVWSLPPDELNVVRDAVRSRLAWDAAVTDGELKKLIETELFRRETARRWTAAQRKAAVERLFHSFRGLDALQPLLDDPAVTEIMINRHDEIYVERGGELSYSGISFESPDRLEDLIQSVVGRVNRMVNEASPIVDARLPDGSRVHVVLPPVALKGPCVTIRRFPDRPLGMRDLLAAGALTEEAAAMLQTLVAAKYNLFVSGGTGSGKTTFLNALSEAIPAGERIITIEDAAELRLKGASHLVSLETRNANSEGKGRITTAELIRASLRMRPNRIIVGEVRGAEALDMLQAMNTGHDGSLSTGHANSPKDMISRLETMVLSGADLPIQAVRKQIASALDVIVHLSRFRDGSRRVTDICEVESSLTEGDVALRPLFRFEEEGERSGRVIGRLKKAGELADTRKLVFAGIREAAE
- a CDS encoding alpha/beta hydrolase — encoded protein: MAFFQCDFYSNVLGMAMTMNVILPAAPAGTRYPTLYLLHGLSDDHSIWQRRTSIERYADEYGIAVVMPNGHRSFYTDMKQGHRYWSYISEEVPALAKSWFPLSEERDRTFAAGLSMGGYGAFKLALRRPDVFSHGASLSGALDMANRWTDDDFFPDAEYRRIFGGREELQGSDDDLFTVAEKLAASGDAKPRLFQSCGTEDFLFDMNERFRDHANALGFDLTYEEAPGGHEWGYWDTHIQRVLEWLPIEKR
- a CDS encoding beta-mannosidase, with the translated sequence MVDRKLVLNNWRFRAADETSWQPAQVPGCVHTDLLRNGKIEDPFYGTNEKDLQWIDRKDWVYETEFDVPENVLSQSMRELVFEGLDTYAEVYLNDQHLLSTDNMFRTYRAEVHHLLRASGNKLSITFRSPIQEGLAKLEAYGYGLPATNDDSVTGGLGDTKVSVFSRKAPYHFGWDWGPRFVTSGIWRDAALCGWSGYRIRDLFIRQEEVSEASARFTAVLEIEAEAAGTVRLNVFAEGFEQAKEVKLAAGVQTVEMAGEIRDPKLWWCRGYGEPSLYDFKAALTVNGQTIDERAVRTGLRSIRLVRNPDTHGTSFYFEVNGVPVFAKGANHIPNDSFVTEVTYERYRHEVASAAESNYNMLRVWGGGIYEHDMFYELCDEYGILVWQDFMFACSMYPGDEAFLANVKREAEDNMRRLRKHPCIALWCGNNEIDGAWSHYNEEGGWGWKKLYTAEQRERIWADYEAVFHDVLPEVVERMAPGADYWPSSPMQALTGDIDQHATKSSAHGDIHFWAVWHESEPFENYNHNIGRFMSEYGFQSFPEYKSVRAYARDEDMELESEVMLHHQKHKSGNQLIREYSGMYLKEPKDFVSFLYMSQVLQAEAMKMAIESHRRRKGFCMGTLYWQINDCWPVASWSSMDYLGRWKAVQYFARKSFKEVLLSIAETEGEVAFHVVSDLLRPVQGTLIVRLLDFEGRVLKEQAVPVTVESNAAAVVFSLQSAEWLEGHPSDGVVLAAELAEDAGDSLDTTEHYFVPSKLLALEAPAITATEVEGSGGATFVLTTDRLAKQVYLEADVDGIFSDNFFDLVPGIPKTVTFRRRDDGAIPFVQGTPGRLTVRSMADFAKS
- a CDS encoding SPFH domain-containing protein; the protein is MAGLVIAIVVLLLAVVFIALSLKIVPQQQVGVVERLGKFNRLLTPGINLLIPVIDYVRVYHDLRIQQANVPPQTVITKDNVQVQIDTIIFHQVVAPDQATYGISDYVNGVRNITTATLRQIIGKMELDETLSGREKISTDIRLALDEATEKWGVRIERVEVLDIRPPVDIQEAMDKQMKAERNKRAMVLAAEAAKQDMILRAEGDKQSKILKAEGDKEARIREAEGLRQAQELEALGKAKAIQAVAEAEKTRVELLRAAGLDENVLAYRSFEALSEIAKGPANKVFLPVKAVETMGSVGAIGELFKPGKAEG